A part of Spiribacter vilamensis genomic DNA contains:
- the yihA gene encoding ribosome biogenesis GTP-binding protein YihA/YsxC gives MTLDYRRAQFLLSAVEPAQLPADRGDEVAFAGRSNAGKSSALNAITDQKQLARVSKTPGRTQQINVFPLAEDAATARLIDLPGFGYAKAPASVREHWQRILPQYLENRQSLRGLILIMDIRHPLGPLDSQMLTWCEAAGLPVHVLLSKADKLGRGRAGNTLQSVRRDARAICPAATAQLFSSQTRQGVDDARRQLDDWLQT, from the coding sequence ATGACATTAGACTACCGCCGGGCGCAATTCCTCCTCTCCGCCGTCGAACCCGCGCAATTGCCCGCGGACCGCGGCGACGAGGTGGCGTTCGCCGGCCGCTCCAATGCCGGCAAATCCAGCGCCCTCAACGCCATCACCGACCAGAAGCAGCTCGCCCGGGTCAGCAAGACGCCGGGCCGTACGCAGCAGATCAACGTCTTTCCCCTGGCCGAGGATGCCGCCACGGCGCGGCTCATCGATCTGCCCGGTTTCGGCTATGCCAAGGCCCCGGCGTCGGTGCGCGAGCACTGGCAGCGGATCCTGCCGCAGTACCTCGAAAACCGCCAGAGTCTGCGCGGCCTGATCCTGATCATGGACATCCGCCATCCGCTGGGCCCGCTGGATTCGCAGATGCTGACCTGGTGCGAGGCCGCGGGACTGCCCGTGCATGTATTGCTCAGCAAGGCCGACAAGCTCGGTCGTGGTCGCGCGGGGAATACGCTGCAATCGGTGCGTCGGGATGCCCGGGCGATCTGTCCGGCGGCCACCGCCCAGCTCTTTTCATCGCAGACTCGGCAAGGGGTGGATGATGCCCGCCGGCAGCTCGACGACTGGCTGCAGACATAA
- a CDS encoding c-type cytochrome: MIVKLLTAFTALLLVSGAAQAQLENADPQRGKAASATCAACHGQQGNSIVPNYPNLAGQHADYIYDHLQFYKSGERDNAIMLGQAAGLDKQTMADLAVYFSDLDAELGETPEELLSTGRSIYMGGIAEKGVPACVSCHGPGGMGVPGSGYPRLSGQKVDYTTEQLGLYRSGERSGYGQAGLMNDIASKLTDEEIQAVANYVRGLYPTDIAAE; the protein is encoded by the coding sequence ATGATCGTCAAGTTGCTAACCGCGTTTACGGCGCTGCTGCTGGTGAGCGGCGCGGCCCAGGCCCAGCTCGAAAACGCCGACCCGCAGCGCGGCAAGGCGGCCTCGGCGACCTGTGCGGCATGCCACGGGCAGCAGGGCAATAGTATCGTGCCCAATTACCCCAACCTGGCCGGTCAACACGCGGATTACATCTACGATCATTTACAGTTCTACAAGTCCGGTGAGCGCGACAATGCCATCATGCTGGGCCAGGCCGCAGGGCTCGACAAGCAGACCATGGCCGATCTGGCGGTGTACTTCTCCGACCTGGATGCCGAGCTGGGTGAAACGCCGGAGGAGCTGCTCAGCACGGGGCGGAGCATCTACATGGGCGGCATCGCCGAGAAGGGGGTGCCGGCCTGCGTGAGCTGCCACGGCCCCGGGGGCATGGGCGTGCCCGGCAGCGGTTATCCCCGGCTCAGCGGCCAGAAGGTCGACTATACCACCGAGCAGCTGGGCCTCTATCGCTCCGGCGAGCGGTCCGGCTATGGCCAGGCCGGGCTGATGAATGACATCGCCTCGAAGCTCACCGATGAAGAGATCCAGGCGGTGGCCAACTACGTACGCGGACTCTACCCGACGGATATCGCCGCCGAGTAA
- a CDS encoding cytochrome c biogenesis protein ResB: MAENAAAVTGSPAGSKRRERRRSSPVWLEFLGSMNLAITLLVVVSIASVIGTVLPQNDPYNDYLIQFGPFWFQVFKALNLYDVYSAWWFLGILGFLIVSTGVCVSRHIPGVWREVTRYRTHVREQSLLALSSHRRWQVDADADSAEMVADSAFQGYGYRTRREVRGDTVILAGMKGTATRAGYVLTHLAVVVIAVGALIDGNIGLKIREMTGNLAVETRDLPVSQVPGESWLGPDSGSFRGNVTIPEDTNTNVAFLQVRDGYVVQELPFEVYLEDFRIDHYPNGMPSSYESDLVIHDPELDEPIRETISVNEPLTHRGHTLYQASFSDGGTALELTGHLLDGSGASMPVNGRVFENLRLQLGGMERTMEIDDFQLFNVNADPRAVERTGARDEFRNVGPSFNYTLRDEAGQAREFQTYMAPVEIDDRWYYLHGIRNGPGEPFRYLHVPADENASMETFLDFHAALDDPNRVEQAAQRAADGLLGRMGVANPDLGERVAGTADDMIATLLDGGFGAVNRQLENRVAGSNRPEMLLEFSRSVLQRTMFEIYREVLAAREGVQLSMVQTDADQRAFFEDAMNAVSTVADYGSPVIFSIDHFDHRQATGLQITRAPGKNVVYAGSAMLTLGVFLLFYISHRRVWALITPREDGGADLLMAGANQRQPEAFAAEFGTMVEAVDSQFDPRKTDRG; this comes from the coding sequence ATGGCGGAGAATGCTGCGGCAGTGACAGGCAGCCCGGCCGGCTCGAAGCGGCGCGAACGGCGTCGGTCGAGCCCGGTATGGCTGGAGTTCCTGGGCTCGATGAACCTCGCCATCACCCTCCTGGTGGTGGTGAGCATCGCGTCGGTCATCGGAACCGTCCTGCCGCAGAACGATCCCTATAACGACTACCTCATCCAGTTCGGGCCGTTCTGGTTCCAGGTCTTCAAGGCACTGAACCTCTACGACGTCTACTCGGCCTGGTGGTTTCTGGGCATCCTCGGTTTCCTGATCGTTTCCACCGGGGTGTGCGTCAGTCGCCATATCCCCGGGGTCTGGCGCGAGGTGACCCGCTATCGCACCCATGTCCGCGAGCAGTCATTGCTGGCGCTCTCCAGCCACCGGCGCTGGCAGGTCGATGCCGATGCCGACTCGGCGGAGATGGTGGCCGACTCGGCGTTCCAGGGCTACGGCTATCGCACCCGCCGCGAGGTCCGGGGCGATACGGTGATCCTCGCCGGCATGAAGGGGACCGCTACCCGGGCGGGCTACGTGCTGACCCACCTTGCGGTCGTAGTCATCGCCGTAGGCGCGCTGATCGACGGCAACATCGGCCTGAAGATCCGCGAGATGACCGGCAACCTGGCCGTGGAGACCCGCGATCTGCCGGTGTCGCAGGTGCCGGGGGAGAGCTGGCTGGGGCCGGACAGCGGCTCGTTCCGGGGCAATGTCACCATTCCCGAAGACACCAATACGAACGTCGCCTTCCTGCAGGTGCGTGACGGTTACGTGGTCCAGGAACTGCCCTTCGAGGTCTACCTCGAGGACTTCCGTATCGATCACTACCCCAACGGCATGCCCAGCAGCTACGAAAGCGACCTGGTGATCCACGACCCCGAGCTCGACGAGCCGATCCGCGAGACGATTTCGGTCAACGAGCCGCTGACCCATCGCGGCCACACGCTCTACCAGGCCTCCTTCTCCGATGGCGGGACGGCGCTGGAGCTGACCGGCCACCTGCTCGACGGCTCCGGTGCATCGATGCCGGTCAACGGCCGGGTGTTCGAGAACCTGCGCCTGCAGCTCGGCGGCATGGAGCGCACCATGGAAATCGATGATTTCCAGCTCTTCAACGTCAATGCCGATCCGCGCGCCGTGGAGCGTACCGGGGCCCGCGACGAATTCCGCAACGTCGGGCCGTCGTTTAACTACACCCTGCGCGACGAGGCCGGCCAGGCGCGGGAATTCCAGACTTACATGGCGCCGGTGGAAATCGACGATCGCTGGTACTACCTGCACGGCATCCGCAACGGCCCCGGCGAGCCGTTTCGCTACCTGCATGTCCCGGCGGATGAAAACGCCTCGATGGAGACGTTCCTCGACTTTCATGCCGCGCTCGATGACCCGAACCGCGTCGAGCAGGCCGCCCAGCGCGCCGCCGACGGTCTGCTGGGGCGGATGGGGGTCGCCAATCCCGATCTCGGTGAGCGGGTGGCCGGCACCGCCGATGACATGATCGCCACCCTGCTCGATGGCGGCTTCGGGGCGGTGAATCGCCAGCTCGAAAACCGGGTCGCCGGCTCGAATCGCCCGGAGATGCTGCTCGAGTTCTCGCGCTCGGTCCTGCAGCGCACGATGTTCGAGATCTATCGCGAGGTGCTCGCCGCCCGCGAGGGCGTGCAGCTGTCGATGGTGCAGACCGATGCCGATCAGCGCGCGTTCTTCGAGGACGCGATGAACGCCGTCTCGACGGTGGCCGATTACGGATCGCCGGTCATCTTCAGCATCGATCACTTCGATCATCGCCAGGCGACGGGGCTTCAGATCACCCGCGCGCCGGGCAAGAATGTCGTGTATGCCGGCTCGGCCATGCTTACACTGGGGGTGTTCCTGCTCTTTTATATATCCCACCGGCGGGTATGGGCGCTGATCACTCCCCGCGAGGACGGCGGTGCCGACCTGCTGATGGCCGGCGCCAACCAGCGCCAGCCCGAGGCCTTCGCGGCGGAATTCGGGACAATGGTGGAGGCGGTCGACTCGCAGTTCGACCCACGCAAAACGGACCGAGGTTAG
- the ccsB gene encoding c-type cytochrome biogenesis protein CcsB → MVATREEMIRQMRRPSLWQRLTLGDWAWAALVAFATAGAFQVLGDVMNGYEVVITLFTAAAMVGIGWHWHASRIYMGAVCVLSLFAVMRYPALEAAQTDFFLRYLLSSQSAIMWMSALFPAATLVYGLSLVTGHAFTGRVASTLTWFGAGAGLIGLLVRWHETHLFAGGIGYIPVSNLYEVFVLFAVITALIYLYYEKAQQTYSMGFFVLLVIAASVGFLLWYHFERGASQIEPLVPALKSYWMKIHVPANFIGYGCFAIAAMLGVAYLIRARVPDGSRWAERLPTLKQIDDVSYRTIALGFAFFTVATILGALWAAEAWGAYWSWDPKETWALIVWLNYAAWLHLRYTKGLRGAPMAWWAVVGLFVTTFAFLGVNMFLSGLHSYGEL, encoded by the coding sequence ATGGTTGCGACCCGCGAGGAAATGATTCGACAGATGCGCCGGCCGTCGCTCTGGCAACGGCTGACGCTGGGCGACTGGGCCTGGGCGGCCCTGGTGGCGTTTGCCACCGCCGGGGCCTTCCAGGTCCTGGGCGACGTCATGAACGGCTACGAGGTGGTGATCACGCTGTTCACCGCCGCCGCGATGGTCGGCATCGGCTGGCACTGGCATGCCTCGCGGATCTACATGGGCGCGGTCTGCGTACTGAGCCTGTTCGCGGTTATGCGCTACCCGGCGCTGGAGGCCGCACAGACCGACTTCTTCCTGCGGTACCTGCTCTCCAGCCAGTCGGCGATCATGTGGATGAGCGCGCTGTTCCCGGCCGCAACGCTCGTCTACGGCCTCTCGCTGGTGACCGGACACGCCTTCACCGGCCGGGTCGCCTCGACGCTGACCTGGTTCGGCGCCGGCGCCGGGCTGATCGGCCTGCTGGTGCGCTGGCACGAGACCCACCTCTTTGCCGGCGGTATCGGCTACATCCCGGTCAGCAACCTCTACGAGGTCTTCGTGCTGTTTGCGGTGATTACCGCGCTGATCTATCTCTACTACGAAAAGGCCCAGCAGACCTATTCCATGGGCTTTTTCGTGCTGCTGGTGATCGCCGCCTCGGTGGGCTTTCTGCTGTGGTACCACTTCGAGCGCGGCGCCTCGCAGATCGAGCCGCTGGTCCCGGCGCTGAAGAGCTACTGGATGAAGATCCACGTGCCCGCCAACTTCATCGGCTATGGCTGTTTCGCGATCGCCGCGATGCTGGGGGTGGCCTACCTGATCCGCGCCCGCGTCCCCGACGGCAGCCGCTGGGCCGAGCGCCTGCCCACGCTCAAACAGATCGACGATGTCAGTTATCGCACGATTGCGCTGGGCTTCGCGTTCTTCACCGTCGCCACCATTCTCGGCGCCCTGTGGGCGGCCGAGGCGTGGGGGGCCTACTGGTCGTGGGACCCGAAGGAGACCTGGGCGCTGATCGTCTGGCTCAACTACGCGGCCTGGCTTCATTTGCGCTATACCAAGGGCCTGCGTGGTGCACCCATGGCCTGGTGGGCAGTGGTCGGGCTTTTCGTGACCACCTTCGCCTTCCTGGGCGTGAACATGTTCCTCTCGGGCCTGCACTCTTACGGTGAGCTTTAA
- a CDS encoding thiol:disulfide interchange protein DsbA/DsbL, whose amino-acid sequence MPTTRFPRFLTGAALALFSLVIGLGATGALAQEGYRTLDTPQSTDTDEGRVQVREFFSYGCPHCSDFEPVLSNWTADNADRVEVIHTPITFGRDSWAVLARAYYAADALGILDQTHRALFDAIHDEGRRFQSHDDVAAFYASVADVTEAEVMDALNSFAVSSSLNRAERLAQAYGVRGTPSVGVAGRYLVDVREAGGQRGMLDVADSLVADELGDG is encoded by the coding sequence ATGCCAACGACACGATTCCCCCGCTTCCTTACCGGCGCCGCGCTGGCGTTGTTCTCCCTGGTGATCGGGCTGGGTGCCACCGGCGCCCTGGCCCAGGAGGGGTACCGCACGCTCGATACACCCCAGTCCACCGATACCGACGAGGGGCGGGTGCAGGTCCGGGAGTTTTTCTCCTACGGCTGCCCGCACTGCAGCGACTTCGAGCCGGTGCTGAGCAACTGGACCGCGGACAATGCCGACCGGGTCGAGGTGATCCATACGCCGATCACCTTTGGACGCGACAGCTGGGCGGTGCTGGCGCGGGCCTATTACGCCGCCGATGCACTGGGGATCCTCGATCAGACCCACCGCGCGCTGTTCGATGCCATTCATGACGAGGGCCGTCGGTTCCAGAGCCACGACGACGTCGCCGCCTTCTACGCGAGCGTGGCGGATGTCACCGAGGCCGAGGTGATGGATGCGCTGAATTCGTTCGCGGTCAGCTCCAGCCTCAACCGCGCCGAGCGCCTCGCCCAGGCCTACGGGGTCCGCGGGACGCCGTCCGTTGGTGTCGCCGGCCGGTACCTGGTGGATGTGCGCGAGGCCGGCGGCCAGCGGGGCATGCTGGATGTGGCCGATTCGCTGGTGGCCGATGAGCTGGGTGACGGCTGA
- a CDS encoding endonuclease/exonuclease/phosphatase family protein, with translation MTDLPTDADARGSAPVTDNGPLLSSGPRLPARLRLMSFNIQAGIETRYYHQYFTRGWRHVLPDRGRVPNLRRIADTIREFDLVGLQELDAGSLRSGFVDQTAFLAKTAVFPHRYIQTNRPLGRLAQHSNGLLCRMPATAVTEHRLPGRIPGRGALLVRFSTPTGDLVVVLLHLALSQRARLSQLAYIAECIADEPHVIVMGDLNCHSASPELRYLCAETDLREPINEVPTYPSWRPARNIDHILVTPSLAVETVEVLDAPLSDHLPLTMTVSLPAALRGPIRASDQGRHAPSRG, from the coding sequence GTGACTGACCTGCCCACGGACGCCGACGCCCGCGGGTCGGCGCCCGTTACCGACAACGGCCCGCTCCTCTCTTCCGGGCCGCGATTACCGGCGCGGCTGCGGCTGATGAGCTTCAACATCCAGGCCGGTATCGAGACCCGCTACTATCACCAGTATTTCACCCGCGGGTGGCGGCATGTGCTGCCGGACCGGGGCCGCGTCCCCAACCTGCGACGCATCGCCGATACCATCCGCGAGTTCGACCTGGTCGGCCTTCAGGAGCTTGACGCCGGCAGTCTGCGCAGCGGCTTCGTCGACCAGACGGCCTTCCTGGCGAAGACCGCGGTCTTCCCGCATCGCTATATCCAGACCAACCGGCCACTCGGGCGCCTCGCCCAGCACAGCAACGGCCTGCTCTGCCGGATGCCCGCCACGGCGGTTACCGAGCACCGCCTGCCGGGGCGGATTCCCGGGCGCGGGGCGCTACTGGTGCGGTTCTCGACGCCGACGGGTGACCTGGTGGTGGTGTTGCTGCACCTGGCGCTCAGCCAGCGTGCCCGGCTCTCGCAGCTCGCCTACATCGCCGAGTGCATTGCCGACGAGCCGCACGTCATCGTGATGGGCGATCTCAACTGCCACTCGGCCAGCCCGGAGCTGCGGTATCTCTGCGCCGAGACCGACCTGCGCGAGCCGATCAACGAGGTGCCCACCTACCCGAGCTGGCGCCCGGCTCGCAATATCGACCATATCCTCGTCACCCCGAGCCTGGCGGTAGAGACGGTGGAGGTGCTGGATGCCCCGCTCTCCGACCACCTCCCGCTGACCATGACGGTCAGTCTGCCGGCAGCGCTGCGTGGTCCGATCCGAGCATCGGATCAAGGGCGGCACGCACCGTCTCGAGGATAA
- a CDS encoding arylesterase: MRVRLLSSNWLRVITLLIIGSMTATAAAEPRILVLGDSLSAAYNMPTESGWVARLSTDLGAQVEVVNAAISGATTASGRARLPDALDTHRPDIVIIALGGNDGLRGISLDTMRDNLVAMIGQARDADARVILAGVRLPSNYGSAFIERFRDVYREVAERTGVTLIPKLLEGVADDPSLMQSDGIHPNEQAQPIILETVRAALDPMLGSDHAALPAD; the protein is encoded by the coding sequence ATGCGAGTGCGGCTCCTGAGTAGCAATTGGTTACGGGTAATCACCCTGCTGATCATCGGTTCGATGACCGCCACCGCGGCCGCCGAGCCGCGAATACTGGTCCTCGGCGACAGCCTGTCGGCCGCCTACAACATGCCGACCGAATCGGGATGGGTGGCCCGCCTGTCGACCGATCTGGGCGCGCAGGTCGAGGTGGTCAACGCCGCCATCAGCGGTGCGACCACCGCCAGCGGTCGGGCACGACTCCCCGATGCCCTCGACACCCACCGGCCCGACATCGTCATCATCGCGCTCGGTGGTAACGATGGCCTGCGCGGCATCTCGCTCGACACCATGCGCGACAACCTCGTCGCGATGATCGGGCAGGCCCGCGACGCCGATGCCCGGGTGATCCTCGCCGGCGTCCGCCTGCCCTCGAATTATGGCAGCGCCTTCATCGAACGGTTCCGTGATGTCTACCGCGAGGTGGCGGAGCGCACCGGCGTCACCCTCATCCCCAAGCTGCTCGAGGGCGTCGCCGACGACCCGTCGCTGATGCAGTCCGATGGCATCCACCCCAACGAACAGGCACAGCCCATTATCCTCGAGACGGTGCGTGCCGCCCTTGATCCGATGCTCGGATCGGACCACGCAGCGCTGCCGGCAGACTGA
- a CDS encoding ABC transporter ATP-binding protein — MPDTMESSPQGSPVLEASALAMRFEAPEGRISLFENLDLSIDAGDSLAILGTSGSGKSTLLGLLAGLDLPSGGRVSLDGHDLTTMDEDERAALRSGRVGFVFQAFHLLPGLTALENVMLPAELAGDSDARAQAAAALERVGLKDRTAHYPAQLSGGEQQRVAIARAFVSRPRILFADEPTGNLDHHTGEQIIDLLFALNRDSGTTLILVTHDHAIAGRCDRVRYLRDGALAQEAG, encoded by the coding sequence ATGCCCGATACCATGGAATCATCCCCTCAAGGTTCGCCGGTGCTCGAAGCCAGCGCCCTCGCTATGCGCTTCGAGGCCCCGGAGGGCCGGATCAGCCTGTTCGAAAACCTCGATCTTAGCATTGATGCCGGCGACTCCCTGGCGATTCTCGGGACCTCGGGCTCGGGCAAGTCGACGCTGCTGGGGCTGCTGGCGGGCCTGGACCTGCCCAGTGGCGGCCGGGTCAGTCTCGATGGTCATGACCTCACCACCATGGACGAGGACGAGCGCGCGGCGCTGCGCAGCGGCCGGGTCGGGTTCGTGTTCCAGGCCTTCCACCTCCTGCCCGGTCTGACCGCGCTGGAGAACGTGATGCTGCCGGCGGAGCTCGCCGGGGACAGTGATGCCCGCGCCCAGGCGGCCGCCGCCCTCGAGCGGGTGGGGCTGAAGGATCGCACCGCCCACTACCCCGCCCAGCTCTCTGGCGGCGAGCAACAGCGTGTCGCCATCGCCCGCGCCTTCGTGAGCCGGCCGCGGATCCTGTTCGCCGACGAGCCCACCGGCAATCTCGATCACCACACCGGCGAGCAGATCATCGACCTGCTCTTCGCCCTCAACCGTGATTCGGGCACCACGCTAATCCTGGTTACGCACGACCATGCCATTGCCGGGCGCTGCGACCGGGTGCGCTACCTGCGCGATGGCGCGCTGGCGCAGGAGGCCGGCTGA
- a CDS encoding ABC transporter permease, with protein sequence MLSLRLLYRDWRGGELRLLALALIIAVAAVTGVSWLADRVAGATEARAADLLAADRAVEYPSPIPDAWQADAESLGLATARTAVFPTVVLSGDESRLVSAKAVTEGYPLRGSLRTRPEPGAAEVEPPGIPEPGTAWIESRLLGLLDLEMGETLRVGERVLEITAILSFEPDRGQGFGGLAPRVMFNQSDLAATELLGEGSRVRHKLLLAGEAATVKGFTDRLAAEQGNAVEIERPSEQGRGASEIIGQAKRFLGLAALLTVIVAGVAVLLTVRHYAERQITGVAVMRAIGATRRQVLGLMVGKLLWLGLFAGAIGAGLGYLLHLGMLALVAELIDTRLPPAGWQPLATGWLTAAAALIGFALPTLARLRDAPPMRVLRQDLGSGLLRAGMPLFVAALAIFGLMAWQAGDLRVTLSVFGAVAATLVLLAAVAAAVVYGARAWARRGGNSRLLWLTGFTRRPVTATIQIVAVGLGLMSLFLLAVVRNDLLNAWESEIPPDAPNQFLINIQPDELDGVRSTLAGADIDTRFYPMVRARLTSLNEDSVEAEDYDSAEARRLARREFNLSWTRDLQSDNRIIAGDWWGATEDPPPQLSVETDFAEQIGVELGDQLTFTSGGRQVTAEVTSLREVRWESFNVNFFVLASPGTFDDLPQTWLTSFYLPSEDSAVLNDLVREYPSVTPIDVSSVLRIVRTIIDQGASVVELMALLTLAAGVLVLLAALQITGEQRRFESALLRALGASGKRIRRMARLEFWLVGLVAGGIAGLAATAAGVVVAEVLFNLDYPFRPLTLVAGALVGLVTVWVAGSLGARRYYRVSPMRLLREG encoded by the coding sequence ATGCTCTCGCTGCGGTTGCTCTACCGCGACTGGCGGGGCGGTGAGCTGCGCCTGCTCGCGCTCGCCCTGATCATCGCCGTGGCCGCGGTGACCGGCGTGTCCTGGCTCGCCGACCGGGTCGCCGGTGCCACCGAGGCCCGGGCGGCCGACCTGCTCGCGGCCGACCGCGCGGTGGAGTATCCCTCGCCCATCCCCGATGCCTGGCAGGCCGACGCCGAATCCCTTGGCCTCGCCACCGCTCGCACGGCGGTCTTCCCCACCGTGGTGCTGAGCGGTGACGAGAGCCGGCTGGTGTCGGCGAAGGCGGTCACCGAGGGCTATCCGCTGCGCGGCAGCCTGCGCACCCGGCCCGAGCCCGGTGCGGCGGAGGTCGAGCCGCCGGGTATCCCCGAGCCGGGCACGGCCTGGATCGAATCGCGGCTGCTGGGCCTGCTCGACCTGGAGATGGGCGAGACGCTCCGTGTCGGTGAGCGCGTTCTCGAGATTACCGCCATCCTCAGCTTCGAGCCCGATCGGGGCCAGGGCTTCGGCGGACTGGCGCCCCGGGTGATGTTCAACCAGTCCGACCTGGCCGCCACCGAGCTCCTCGGCGAGGGCAGTCGGGTCCGTCACAAGCTGCTCCTCGCCGGTGAGGCGGCGACCGTAAAGGGCTTTACCGACCGGCTGGCGGCCGAGCAGGGCAACGCCGTCGAGATCGAACGCCCCAGCGAGCAGGGCCGTGGCGCCTCGGAGATCATCGGCCAGGCGAAGCGCTTCCTCGGTCTGGCCGCCCTGCTGACGGTGATCGTCGCCGGTGTCGCGGTGCTCCTGACGGTCCGCCACTATGCCGAGCGCCAGATCACCGGCGTCGCCGTGATGCGCGCCATTGGTGCCACGCGCCGACAGGTGCTGGGCCTGATGGTGGGCAAGCTGCTGTGGCTGGGGCTGTTCGCCGGGGCGATCGGTGCAGGGCTGGGTTATCTCCTGCACCTCGGCATGCTCGCGCTGGTCGCGGAACTGATCGACACCCGTCTGCCGCCCGCCGGCTGGCAGCCGCTCGCCACCGGCTGGCTGACGGCAGCCGCCGCGCTCATCGGCTTTGCCCTGCCCACCCTCGCGCGGCTGCGTGATGCCCCGCCCATGCGGGTTCTGCGCCAGGATCTCGGCAGTGGACTGCTGCGAGCCGGCATGCCGCTATTTGTCGCCGCGCTGGCGATCTTCGGGCTGATGGCCTGGCAGGCGGGGGATCTACGCGTCACGCTGAGTGTCTTCGGTGCGGTGGCGGCGACGCTGGTGCTGCTCGCCGCGGTGGCGGCGGCGGTGGTCTATGGCGCCCGGGCCTGGGCGCGGCGCGGCGGCAACAGCCGGCTGCTGTGGCTGACGGGGTTCACGCGCCGGCCGGTAACGGCCACGATCCAGATCGTCGCCGTGGGCCTCGGGCTGATGAGCCTGTTCCTGCTGGCGGTGGTGCGTAACGACCTGCTCAATGCCTGGGAGAGCGAGATCCCGCCGGATGCGCCCAACCAGTTCCTCATCAACATCCAGCCGGATGAGCTCGACGGCGTGCGCTCGACCCTCGCCGGGGCCGATATCGATACCCGCTTCTATCCCATGGTGCGGGCGCGGCTGACGTCGCTTAACGAGGACTCTGTCGAGGCCGAGGACTACGACAGCGCCGAGGCCCGCCGCCTCGCCCGGCGCGAGTTCAACCTCTCGTGGACGAGAGATCTGCAGTCGGACAACCGCATCATCGCCGGCGACTGGTGGGGCGCCACGGAGGACCCGCCGCCGCAGCTCTCGGTGGAGACCGACTTCGCCGAGCAGATCGGCGTTGAACTGGGCGACCAGCTGACCTTTACCTCCGGTGGCCGCCAGGTCACCGCCGAGGTCACCAGCCTGCGCGAGGTGCGCTGGGAGAGCTTTAACGTCAACTTCTTCGTGCTCGCCTCGCCCGGGACCTTCGACGATCTGCCCCAGACCTGGCTGACCAGCTTCTACCTGCCGTCCGAGGACAGTGCGGTGCTGAACGACCTGGTGCGCGAGTATCCGAGCGTGACACCCATCGATGTGAGCAGTGTCCTGCGCATCGTGCGCACGATCATCGACCAGGGCGCGAGCGTGGTCGAGCTCATGGCGCTACTGACCCTGGCCGCCGGGGTGCTGGTGCTGCTGGCGGCGCTGCAGATCACCGGCGAGCAGCGTCGCTTCGAGAGTGCCCTGCTGCGGGCGCTGGGCGCGAGCGGCAAACGCATCCGGCGCATGGCCCGGCTCGAGTTCTGGCTGGTGGGCCTGGTCGCCGGCGGCATCGCCGGGCTCGCCGCCACCGCGGCCGGCGTGGTGGTGGCGGAGGTGCTGTTTAACCTCGACTACCCGTTCCGGCCGTTGACGCTGGTCGCCGGTGCGCTGGTGGGGCTGGTGACCGTCTGGGTGGCGGGATCGCTGGGGGCAAGGCGGTATTACCGGGTATCGCCGATGCGGTTATTACGAGAAGGCTGA
- a CDS encoding helix-turn-helix domain-containing protein has translation MSDEAFDSVWDAIEDTAAEAEKMKLRSSLMMALEQHISRQGWTQGEAAVQLGVTQPRVSDLMRGKVHLFGLYTLVNMAVAAGLHIEMHVQDPA, from the coding sequence ATGAGTGATGAGGCGTTCGACAGCGTATGGGACGCCATCGAGGATACGGCTGCTGAAGCGGAGAAGATGAAGCTTCGTTCGAGTCTGATGATGGCCCTCGAGCAGCATATTAGTCGGCAGGGTTGGACCCAGGGCGAAGCCGCCGTGCAGCTCGGCGTTACCCAACCCCGGGTGTCCGACCTGATGCGCGGCAAGGTCCACCTGTTCGGCCTCTACACCCTCGTGAACATGGCCGTAGCCGCCGGCCTCCACATCGAAATGCACGTACAAGACCCCGCGTGA